Proteins encoded within one genomic window of Nordella sp. HKS 07:
- a CDS encoding transporter substrate-binding domain-containing protein — protein sequence MKWLATFMLAVLTMIGAAQAQTVDDIIGKGKVVIAVDPTSAPFGVTGTDGQPDGYDVDVARLVAKHMGVELELVPVTSTNRIPYLLTNRVDLVISLFSITPERALQVSFSNPYAAVGTIITARKEKQIASYDDLKGLKVGVPRGTIPDLLLTKMALPDVEIMRFDDEATSIQALVTGQVDALGSSTTALLVLNRGKAEKEFESKITLVENHFGIGMRRGQDDLRQWLNTFIYAIKTNGELNAIARKWTNDDLKPLPVF from the coding sequence ATGAAATGGTTGGCAACATTTATGCTGGCCGTGCTGACGATGATCGGCGCGGCGCAGGCGCAAACAGTCGATGACATCATCGGCAAAGGCAAAGTGGTCATCGCTGTGGATCCGACGAGTGCACCTTTCGGCGTTACTGGCACCGATGGGCAGCCCGACGGTTATGACGTGGATGTGGCGCGTCTCGTGGCGAAGCATATGGGTGTCGAGCTCGAGCTGGTGCCAGTCACCTCGACCAACCGCATTCCGTATCTGCTCACCAACCGCGTCGATCTGGTGATCTCGCTGTTCTCGATCACGCCGGAGCGCGCGCTGCAGGTCTCGTTTTCGAATCCCTATGCCGCGGTCGGCACTATCATCACCGCCCGGAAAGAGAAGCAAATAGCGTCTTATGACGATCTCAAGGGCCTGAAGGTCGGAGTGCCGCGCGGCACCATCCCCGACCTGCTGCTGACCAAGATGGCGCTTCCCGACGTCGAGATCATGCGCTTCGACGACGAGGCGACATCCATTCAGGCGCTTGTCACCGGCCAAGTCGATGCGCTCGGGAGCAGCACGACGGCGTTGCTCGTGCTCAATCGCGGCAAGGCCGAGAAGGAATTCGAATCGAAGATCACGCTGGTCGAGAATCATTTCGGCATCGGCATGCGGCGCGGCCAGGACGATCTGCGTCAGTGGTTGAACACTTTCATCTACGCCATCAAGACGAATGGCGAGCTCAACGCCATCGCGCGCAAATGGACGAATGACGATCTGAAGCCGCTGCCGGTCTTCTGA
- a CDS encoding amino acid ABC transporter permease has protein sequence MDYTFQFGTVWREWPLLVDGLLLTIKLSLFSMFFGMIVATLGAFAASYGPRALRMAVTAYVEFIRNTPFLVQVFVVYLGLPSLGIRLAPDHAAILAMTINVGAYGTEIIRAGIQSIHKGQIEAAKVLGLRPFMIFRLIIFKQAIRAIYPALTSQFILLMLGTSIVSAIAVEELTATANTIQSRTFRTFEVYFIVTLIYIVLALTFRGAFHLVHSRWIRQR, from the coding sequence CTGGATTACACTTTCCAGTTTGGGACGGTGTGGCGAGAGTGGCCCCTCTTAGTCGACGGCCTTCTGCTGACCATCAAACTTTCCCTATTCTCCATGTTCTTCGGGATGATCGTCGCGACTCTGGGCGCCTTCGCCGCCTCCTATGGGCCACGCGCCTTGCGCATGGCGGTCACTGCCTATGTCGAGTTCATCCGCAACACGCCCTTCCTCGTCCAGGTCTTCGTCGTCTATCTAGGCCTCCCGAGTCTCGGCATCCGCCTTGCCCCGGACCACGCGGCGATTCTCGCCATGACGATCAATGTCGGTGCCTATGGCACGGAGATCATCCGCGCCGGCATCCAGTCCATTCACAAAGGCCAGATCGAGGCCGCAAAGGTCCTGGGCCTCAGGCCGTTCATGATCTTCCGCCTGATCATCTTCAAGCAAGCGATCCGCGCGATCTATCCCGCTTTGACGAGCCAGTTCATTCTCCTGATGCTCGGCACCAGCATTGTCTCGGCAATCGCCGTCGAGGAGCTTACCGCAACGGCGAACACCATCCAGTCGCGGACCTTCCGCACATTCGAAGTGTATTTCATCGTGACACTGATCTACATCGTACTGGCGCTCACCTTCCGCGGCGCCTTCCATCTCGTTCACTCGCGCTGGATCCGTCAGCGATGA
- a CDS encoding amino acid ABC transporter permease, whose translation MIRDFSADEILLLLLAARWTILLSLIAFVGGSIAGFLIALARTSRAKTLRWAATGYIELFQDTPLLMQLFVIFFGANIIGLQINAWTAASLGLTLYASAFLGEIWRGCIEAVPKGQWEAAKALGLRQWQATLLIVAPQAVKLAIPPTIGFLVQLIKNTSLASIIGFTELTRTAQLVNNATYQPLTVFLIVSLIYFSLCWPLSRTSRWLEKRLAVQG comes from the coding sequence ATGATCAGGGACTTCTCGGCGGACGAAATACTGCTCCTGCTGCTCGCGGCACGCTGGACCATCCTGCTTTCGCTGATCGCCTTCGTCGGCGGATCGATCGCAGGCTTCCTTATAGCACTCGCGCGCACCTCGCGCGCCAAGACGCTGCGTTGGGCCGCCACCGGCTATATCGAGCTCTTCCAGGACACGCCCCTTCTGATGCAGCTTTTCGTGATCTTCTTCGGCGCCAATATCATTGGGCTCCAGATCAACGCCTGGACGGCGGCGTCGTTGGGCCTGACGCTTTATGCCAGTGCCTTTCTCGGCGAGATCTGGCGCGGGTGCATCGAGGCCGTACCCAAAGGACAGTGGGAGGCGGCCAAGGCCTTGGGTCTCAGGCAATGGCAGGCTACTCTTCTCATCGTGGCGCCGCAGGCGGTGAAACTCGCCATCCCACCGACGATCGGCTTCCTCGTCCAGCTGATCAAGAACACGTCCCTCGCCTCGATCATCGGCTTTACCGAGCTCACGCGGACGGCGCAGCTGGTCAATAACGCCACCTACCAGCCTCTGACCGTCTTTCTCATCGTGTCGCTGATCTATTTTTCGCTGTGCTGGCCGCTGTCGCGCACCAGCCGTTGGCTGGAAAAGCGGCTCGCGGTGCAGGGATGA
- a CDS encoding DUF4432 family protein, with product MDFFGDGLSGDALRRRVGHMSQIADVRLLTSDNGPSRGVRLLEFRTGTGFSFEIGVDRGFDVGRCEFRGASVAWIPPTMLAAPWFFEDQAGFGWLRTGLGGLNNTCGLVHIGNPEETSVAHYNFPARPTDRYGVHDRAALIPAEIVSFGGRWVEGRYCLEAVGRVTQAQSYGETLVLTRCYRAEMGGSWFEMEDVVENCGFLPAEHMLLYHFNVGYPFVDEGAELIAPTERAPRLLFGTADVSDRSSWSRFIAPQKDWVQQTFEHRLRADEQGEVEVAIYNPRLFGGTGVSVRYDRRAMPNYIEWRMMGEGQYAVGIEPCTNGFGREAVKAAGELIVLAPGAARRYRTRLAIIDAGAADRLRQAAG from the coding sequence ATGGATTTTTTCGGCGATGGGCTGTCGGGCGACGCGCTGCGCCGGCGCGTCGGGCATATGTCGCAGATCGCGGACGTCAGGCTGCTTACCTCCGATAATGGCCCCTCGCGCGGCGTCCGCTTGCTCGAATTCAGGACCGGCACCGGTTTTTCCTTCGAGATAGGCGTCGATCGCGGTTTCGATGTCGGCCGCTGTGAATTCCGCGGCGCATCCGTGGCCTGGATCCCGCCGACCATGCTTGCTGCGCCCTGGTTCTTCGAGGATCAGGCCGGATTCGGCTGGCTGAGGACCGGGCTTGGTGGCCTCAACAACACATGCGGGCTCGTCCATATCGGCAATCCGGAAGAAACGTCCGTCGCCCACTACAATTTTCCTGCGCGGCCCACCGACCGCTATGGCGTGCATGACCGGGCCGCCCTCATCCCGGCCGAGATCGTGAGTTTCGGCGGGCGCTGGGTAGAGGGAAGATATTGTCTCGAGGCCGTCGGCCGGGTCACCCAGGCGCAGAGCTATGGCGAAACCCTCGTTCTCACTCGCTGTTATCGGGCCGAAATGGGCGGATCATGGTTCGAGATGGAGGATGTCGTCGAGAATTGCGGCTTCCTGCCGGCCGAGCACATGCTGCTCTATCATTTCAATGTCGGCTACCCCTTCGTCGATGAGGGGGCCGAACTCATCGCGCCGACCGAGCGTGCGCCACGCCTCCTCTTCGGCACGGCCGATGTGAGCGATCGCAGCAGCTGGTCACGCTTCATCGCGCCGCAGAAAGACTGGGTCCAGCAGACTTTCGAGCATCGGCTGCGGGCGGATGAACAAGGCGAAGTAGAGGTCGCTATCTACAATCCAAGACTTTTTGGCGGCACCGGCGTGAGTGTGCGTTATGACCGAAGGGCGATGCCGAACTATATCGAGTGGCGGATGATGGGCGAAGGCCAGTATGCGGTCGGCATCGAGCCCTGCACCAACGGCTTTGGCCGCGAGGCTGTGAAAGCCGCCGGCGAGCTGATCGTGCTCGCGCCCGGCGCGGCGCGGCGCTACAGGACGCGCCTCGCCATCATCGATGCCGGCGCGGCCGATCGCCTTCGCCAGGCGGCAGGCTGA
- a CDS encoding LacI family DNA-binding transcriptional regulator: MAKGDGGSKRGFGPTMAEVAALASVTKMTVSRVLRQPEKVNPETRKRVSSAMLKLGYVPNRLAGSLTSGATGLIAAIVPTLRHSIFADVLEGLSDVISEAGLDLFVSFSSYRTDVEESQIRSILERRPDALMLTGLTHSKASRDILRNFGIPVIETWETAEEPIDMMVGYSNRDAAHAMTGELVRAGYRRIAFVNGSSAGNERARLRAEGYLAALQEAGLPALPIHVVEHDADIRPEIGARALIAVRQQTPDVDAIFFTSDIFAVGAILACREQGIDVPNTIGIAGFHDLEIGRVVSPTLTTVHVPATEMGRKAGHMLLARLSGGRSNISRQNLGFSIILRESARRSRG, translated from the coding sequence TTGGCAAAAGGAGATGGAGGGTCGAAGCGCGGATTTGGCCCGACCATGGCGGAAGTGGCGGCACTCGCCAGCGTGACCAAGATGACGGTCTCGCGCGTGCTGCGTCAGCCCGAGAAGGTCAACCCGGAAACGCGCAAGCGCGTATCGTCGGCCATGTTGAAGCTCGGCTACGTCCCCAACCGGCTCGCCGGCAGCCTGACATCCGGCGCCACCGGCCTCATCGCCGCGATCGTGCCGACATTGCGCCATTCGATCTTCGCCGACGTGCTGGAAGGTTTGTCGGATGTCATCTCCGAAGCCGGCCTCGATCTCTTCGTGTCCTTCAGCTCCTACCGGACCGATGTGGAAGAAAGCCAGATCCGCTCGATCCTCGAACGGCGCCCCGACGCGCTGATGCTGACTGGCCTTACCCACAGCAAGGCCTCGCGTGACATTCTGCGCAATTTCGGTATCCCCGTCATCGAAACCTGGGAGACGGCCGAGGAGCCCATCGACATGATGGTGGGTTATTCGAACCGCGACGCGGCCCATGCTATGACGGGCGAGCTGGTGCGCGCCGGCTACCGTCGCATTGCCTTCGTCAACGGCTCATCCGCCGGCAACGAGCGCGCGCGGCTTCGCGCCGAAGGCTATCTCGCGGCACTTCAGGAGGCCGGCTTGCCGGCGTTGCCCATTCACGTCGTCGAGCATGATGCCGATATCCGTCCCGAAATCGGCGCGCGGGCGCTGATCGCCGTGCGCCAGCAGACACCGGATGTCGATGCGATCTTCTTTACCAGCGACATATTCGCCGTCGGCGCGATCCTGGCCTGCCGCGAACAGGGAATAGACGTGCCCAACACGATCGGTATTGCCGGATTTCACGATCTCGAAATCGGCCGGGTGGTTTCCCCGACGCTGACGACCGTGCATGTGCCGGCGACCGAGATGGGGCGCAAGGCCGGCCATATGCTGCTGGCGCGTTTGTCCGGTGGACGCAGCAATATTAGCCGCCAGAATCTCGGCTTCAGCATCATCCTGCGCGAGAGCGCGAGACGCTCGCGGGGTTAG
- a CDS encoding MBL fold metallo-hydrolase: protein MMVAAADWYETIRCADDVTLIHEPWIKPFYRCNMWHVRGRDRDLLFDTGLGHFSLRRHVALVRERPLLCVASHTHFDHIGCHHEFADRAVHGAEAAILADPRNELTCADRYATEEMFDRPPQGWKTEAYRIEPAPAGRILEGGDIIDLGDRAFEVIHTPGHSPGGIGLFERRTGIFLSGDIVYDGPLIDDAYHSVRRDYQATFERIRSLPVSIVHGGHFPSFGRTRYHQLIDEYLAGLRRAGCHIAR, encoded by the coding sequence ATGATGGTCGCCGCTGCTGATTGGTATGAGACGATCCGCTGCGCCGATGACGTGACGCTGATACATGAGCCGTGGATCAAGCCCTTCTACCGTTGCAATATGTGGCATGTGCGCGGGCGCGACCGCGATCTGCTGTTCGATACGGGGCTCGGCCATTTCAGCCTGCGACGGCATGTGGCGCTGGTGCGCGAGCGGCCGCTGCTCTGCGTCGCGAGCCACACGCATTTCGACCATATAGGCTGCCATCATGAATTCGCCGATCGGGCCGTGCATGGGGCGGAAGCCGCCATTCTCGCCGATCCGCGCAATGAGCTCACCTGCGCCGACAGATATGCGACGGAAGAGATGTTCGACCGGCCGCCGCAAGGCTGGAAGACGGAAGCCTATCGCATCGAGCCGGCGCCGGCAGGTCGCATCCTCGAGGGCGGCGATATCATCGATCTGGGCGATCGCGCCTTCGAGGTCATCCACACGCCCGGCCATTCGCCGGGCGGCATCGGCCTCTTCGAGCGCCGGACCGGCATCTTCCTCTCGGGCGACATCGTCTATGACGGACCATTGATCGACGACGCCTATCACTCCGTCCGTCGCGACTATCAAGCGACCTTCGAGCGCATTCGGTCATTGCCGGTGAGCATCGTGCATGGCGGCCATTTCCCAAGCTTCGGGCGCACCCGCTATCACCAGCTCATCGATGAATATCTGGCGGGCCTGCGCCGGGCCGGGTGCCATATCGCGAGATGA
- a CDS encoding ABC transporter ATP-binding protein, with protein MTPLVQVKSVSQTFGTMRALDNVSLDIAPRSYTVLLGPSGSGKTTLLSILGGFLVPTSGQVLIEGQDCTSMPPAKRPTTTVFQDYALFPHMTVGANVGFGLRMRGVSASERDRRAQEVLKLVGLPEAFAKKPHQLSGGQRQRVALARALVVEPSVLLLDEPLGALDLKLRRQMQEELKAIQKRVGTAFVHVTHDQEEAMALADHCVVMNHGRIEDEGPAERVYLKPASRFSATFMGESTIFPGRIVAAGEIETPFGLWKLATDAAPGRELTLAIRPEHVVIDQKKLLPLGTARIEDVIFQGSFKRVTAIPAKDETLTLLARLPADAMVRPGDMIDFACDPAHVLVLAR; from the coding sequence ATGACGCCCTTGGTCCAGGTCAAATCCGTCTCGCAGACTTTCGGAACCATGCGGGCTCTCGACAATGTCTCGCTCGACATCGCGCCGCGCAGCTACACGGTGCTGCTGGGCCCTTCGGGCTCCGGCAAGACGACCCTGCTGTCGATCCTCGGCGGCTTCCTCGTGCCGACATCCGGCCAGGTGCTGATCGAAGGCCAGGATTGCACCAGCATGCCGCCGGCGAAGCGGCCGACGACGACGGTGTTCCAGGATTATGCGCTGTTTCCCCATATGACGGTCGGCGCCAATGTCGGCTTCGGCCTGCGTATGCGTGGCGTGTCCGCCAGCGAGCGGGACCGGCGGGCACAGGAGGTGCTGAAACTCGTCGGCCTGCCCGAGGCCTTCGCCAAGAAACCGCATCAGCTGTCCGGCGGCCAGCGCCAGCGCGTGGCGCTCGCCCGCGCTCTGGTGGTCGAGCCCTCGGTGCTGCTCCTCGATGAGCCCCTGGGCGCGCTTGACCTGAAGCTCCGCCGCCAGATGCAGGAAGAGCTCAAGGCGATCCAGAAGCGGGTCGGTACCGCTTTCGTGCATGTGACGCATGATCAGGAAGAGGCCATGGCGCTCGCCGATCATTGCGTGGTGATGAATCACGGACGAATCGAGGATGAAGGACCGGCCGAGCGCGTCTATCTGAAGCCGGCGAGCCGCTTCAGCGCCACCTTCATGGGCGAGAGCACGATCTTTCCGGGCCGTATCGTGGCGGCGGGCGAGATCGAAACGCCCTTCGGTCTCTGGAAACTCGCCACCGATGCGGCACCCGGCCGCGAGCTCACACTGGCGATCCGCCCCGAACATGTGGTGATCGATCAGAAGAAACTCCTGCCGCTGGGCACCGCGCGCATCGAAGACGTCATCTTCCAGGGCAGCTTCAAACGCGTCACCGCCATTCCCGCCAAGGACGAGACGTTGACGCTCCTGGCGCGGCTTCCCGCCGATGCGATGGTGCGACCGGGCGACATGATCGATTTCGCCTGCGACCCGGCGCATGTCCTGGTCCTGGCGCGATGA